A single Desulfovibrio piger DNA region contains:
- a CDS encoding GNAT family N-acetyltransferase, with the protein MQDSRLHMHYLGDTNAERNLLRAIYGRLKSEKTLSCTYYDGTIRSEEEFLADILHPGSLPFLVFWEGRQAGFCWFNTVRGKSAYGHFVFFRDFWGHQTTCQMGRAIFSRVLTFKDQQGYLFDVLLGLTPRKNALAWRLALLCGARQIGVIPHGVFDAANGKSADAMLVAVTRDSLGIEK; encoded by the coding sequence ATGCAGGATAGCCGTTTGCACATGCACTATCTGGGGGACACCAACGCCGAGCGCAATCTTTTGCGTGCCATCTACGGACGTCTGAAAAGCGAAAAGACGCTCTCCTGTACCTACTATGACGGCACGATCCGCAGCGAGGAAGAATTCCTGGCGGACATCCTGCACCCCGGAAGCCTGCCCTTTCTGGTCTTCTGGGAAGGACGTCAGGCCGGTTTCTGCTGGTTCAATACCGTCCGGGGGAAGAGCGCCTACGGGCATTTTGTGTTCTTCCGCGACTTCTGGGGCCACCAGACCACCTGCCAGATGGGGCGGGCCATATTCTCCCGCGTGCTGACCTTCAAGGATCAGCAGGGCTACCTGTTCGACGTACTGCTGGGCCTGACGCCAAGGAAAAATGCTTTGGCGTGGCGCCTGGCTCTCCTATGTGGTGCGCGCCAGATCGGCGTCATCCCCCATGGAGTTTTTGATGCTGCAAACGGCAAAAGTGCTGACGCCATGCTCGTGGCCGTGACCCGTGACAGCCTGGGGATAGAGAAATGA
- a CDS encoding type II toxin-antitoxin system Phd/YefM family antitoxin: MSQAITYTEARQNLAETMNRVCDHHEPVIITRQKSPSVVMMSLEDYNAIMETAYLLRSPANAARLREALHAADAGKTVQHDLED, from the coding sequence ATGTCGCAGGCCATCACCTACACCGAGGCACGGCAGAACCTTGCGGAAACCATGAACCGGGTTTGTGACCACCACGAACCCGTCATCATCACGCGCCAGAAGTCCCCCTCCGTCGTCATGATGTCCCTGGAGGACTACAACGCCATCATGGAGACAGCCTATCTACTGCGTTCCCCGGCCAATGCCGCCCGGTTACGGGAAGCATTGCACGCCGCTGACGCGGGAAAGACGGTACAGCATGACCTTGAGGATTAG
- a CDS encoding Txe/YoeB family addiction module toxin: protein MLLTWTSQAWEDYLYWQATDKRTVKRINELLRDALRNPFEGLGKPEPLRFDLAGCWSRRINQEDRLVYRLDAQGMALIVLQCRYHY, encoded by the coding sequence ATGCTGCTGACCTGGACGTCCCAAGCGTGGGAAGATTATCTGTACTGGCAGGCGACCGACAAACGGACGGTGAAGCGCATCAATGAGTTGCTGCGTGATGCGCTCCGCAATCCGTTTGAAGGCCTTGGCAAGCCGGAGCCGCTCCGCTTTGACCTTGCGGGATGCTGGTCCCGCCGCATCAATCAGGAAGACCGCCTTGTGTATCGCCTCGATGCGCAGGGGATGGCCCTGATCGTCCTCCAGTGTCGCTACCACTACTGA
- a CDS encoding endonuclease, whose product MYRHFRQITSALTAALIFTFLCIGVTFAAGNETNDSFAKAKKMLERQVYFDHRVTLYCGAIFDEGKNIDLPDGFVTEKHQKRASKVEWEHAVPAENFGRAFEEWREGHPQCVSKGKPFKGRKCAEKVNMEYRHMQADMYNLFPAIGAVNAVRGNKQYSELPSAKSAFGTCEAKMDGNRFEPPTRAKGQVARAALYMADSYDEYRLSRQQRQLFEAWNKMYPIDQWECTRAKRIEKLQGNENRFVKAPCQQVGLW is encoded by the coding sequence ATGTACCGACACTTCCGCCAGATCACCTCTGCCTTGACCGCTGCCCTGATCTTCACCTTCTTGTGCATAGGTGTCACCTTCGCCGCCGGCAATGAAACAAACGATAGCTTCGCCAAAGCGAAAAAGATGCTGGAGCGTCAGGTCTACTTCGACCACAGGGTTACGCTCTACTGCGGAGCCATATTCGATGAGGGAAAAAACATCGACTTGCCCGACGGATTCGTGACGGAGAAGCACCAGAAGCGTGCTTCCAAAGTCGAGTGGGAACATGCCGTACCGGCTGAAAACTTTGGGCGAGCCTTCGAAGAATGGCGTGAAGGTCATCCCCAGTGCGTAAGCAAGGGCAAACCATTCAAGGGCCGCAAGTGCGCTGAGAAGGTGAATATGGAGTACCGGCATATGCAAGCTGACATGTACAACCTGTTCCCCGCCATCGGCGCTGTGAACGCGGTCCGGGGCAATAAGCAGTACTCAGAACTGCCTTCGGCTAAGTCGGCCTTTGGCACTTGCGAAGCCAAGATGGACGGAAATCGCTTTGAGCCCCCAACCCGTGCTAAGGGGCAGGTAGCCCGCGCGGCCCTCTACATGGCAGACAGCTATGACGAGTACCGTCTCAGCCGTCAACAGCGTCAGCTTTTCGAAGCGTGGAACAAGATGTACCCTATCGATCAATGGGAGTGTACCCGCGCCAAACGTATTGAAAAACTCCAGGGAAACGAAAATCGATTCGTCAAGGCACCCTGCCAGCAGGTGGGGCTTTGGTAA